From a single Arthrobacter sp. SLBN-112 genomic region:
- a CDS encoding sensor histidine kinase — translation MSTPTAWSSGHLRFFKRPFHEYRLTDRVALSQMPLFVTTILTALLVWGFFPGTMDSLLFVTFLISQLAIMALCYLIPWERLPYTSFLAIPLLDFFSIAAGREGGQESLAGISLLAVFPVIWLCASGYYPRTALWLSFLGPLAIIWVPLLLKGNYTPQDFARSLLLPVMMLGIGVSVSVLTLSMMRQQSQLEEKDEQLRANLRVSKRQESLLNTVLETVHLGVLAVDADGHDILMNRKQRANHELARPKDIADPNESQLLVYGPDRKTLVPVEERPVRRAVLGETFTDYLVWLGEGKDQRALVTTARAMKDSDGNFAGSVIVFSDVTDLVNALTAKDDFVSSVSHEFRTPLTSILGYVEILLAEDPVVPQRDMLEIIRRNSERLLTLVSDLLSSRNGQLIVTPHAVDVAELVRSSVSSAIPRAAAAGVELRAEAPNRLEAHVDSARISQVLDNLVSNAIKYSPDGGEVVVSLAQEDGHLACRVRDTGMGMSPEDSSEVFAKFFRTSSVRRTAIPGVGLGLPISKAIVEAHGGTIGVDSTLGEGTTFTFRVPV, via the coding sequence ATGAGCACCCCCACGGCCTGGTCCTCCGGACACCTGCGGTTTTTCAAGCGCCCCTTTCATGAATACCGGTTGACGGACCGGGTGGCCTTGAGCCAAATGCCGTTGTTCGTGACCACCATCCTGACTGCCCTGCTGGTGTGGGGTTTCTTCCCGGGCACCATGGACAGCCTCCTGTTCGTCACCTTCCTCATCTCGCAGTTGGCCATCATGGCTCTTTGCTACCTCATTCCATGGGAGCGGCTGCCCTACACCAGCTTCCTGGCCATCCCGCTGCTGGATTTCTTCTCCATCGCAGCCGGCCGGGAAGGCGGCCAGGAAAGCCTCGCGGGCATCAGCCTGCTGGCCGTGTTCCCGGTGATATGGCTCTGCGCATCCGGTTACTACCCGCGGACTGCGTTGTGGCTCTCCTTCCTGGGACCGTTGGCCATCATCTGGGTGCCGTTGCTCCTGAAGGGCAACTACACGCCGCAGGATTTTGCGCGGTCGCTCCTGTTGCCGGTCATGATGCTGGGCATTGGCGTCTCCGTGAGCGTCCTGACCCTGAGCATGATGCGCCAGCAGAGCCAACTGGAGGAAAAGGACGAGCAGCTGCGGGCCAACCTGCGCGTGAGCAAACGCCAGGAGTCACTGCTGAACACCGTGCTGGAAACCGTGCACCTTGGCGTGCTGGCCGTTGACGCCGACGGCCATGACATCCTGATGAACCGGAAGCAGCGCGCCAACCACGAACTGGCCCGGCCCAAGGATATTGCCGACCCCAACGAGTCACAGCTGCTGGTCTACGGCCCGGACCGGAAGACCCTGGTTCCCGTGGAGGAGCGCCCGGTGCGCCGGGCTGTCCTGGGCGAAACCTTCACCGACTACCTGGTCTGGCTGGGTGAAGGGAAGGACCAGCGGGCCCTGGTGACCACGGCGCGCGCCATGAAGGATTCCGACGGCAACTTCGCCGGCTCCGTGATCGTCTTCAGCGATGTGACGGACCTGGTGAACGCGCTCACCGCCAAGGACGACTTCGTCTCGAGCGTCTCCCACGAATTCCGCACACCCTTGACCTCCATCCTTGGGTACGTGGAGATCCTGCTTGCCGAGGACCCGGTAGTGCCCCAGAGGGACATGCTGGAGATCATCCGCCGGAACTCCGAGCGGCTCCTGACCTTGGTCTCGGACCTGCTGTCCAGCCGGAACGGCCAGTTGATCGTCACGCCCCACGCCGTGGATGTGGCCGAACTGGTGCGCAGCAGCGTGTCCTCAGCGATCCCCCGGGCAGCCGCGGCCGGGGTTGAGTTGCGGGCCGAAGCGCCCAACCGCCTGGAGGCCCACGTGGACAGCGCCCGGATCTCCCAGGTCCTGGACAACCTGGTGTCCAACGCCATCAAGTACTCCCCGGACGGCGGCGAGGTAGTGGTGTCGCTGGCACAGGAGGACGGGCACCTCGCCTGCCGCGTCCGCGATACCGGCATGGGCATGAGCCCGGAGGACTCCTCCGAAGTGTTCGCCAAATTCTTCCGCACCAGCAGCGTCCGCCGCACCGCCATCCCCGGCGTGGGACTGGGCCTGCCCATCAGCAAGGCAATCGTCGAGGCACACGGCGGCACCATCGGCGTCGACAGCACCCTGGGCGAAGGAACGACGTTTACGTTCCGGGTGCCGGTGTAG
- a CDS encoding response regulator transcription factor, whose translation MSEARVGLVIEDDHDIRELVRTVLTQAGFDVSVASGGAEGVLMAKSLNPDVITLDLGLPDIDGFEVSRQIREFSDAYIVMLTARAEELDTLIGLESGADDYLTKPFRPRELRARVAAMMRRPRSVPDPAEVAVEASSPDGTAHPERGNFSHNGLELSYASRTVAVDGQEMNLTRTEFELLYALLEAGRTVRTKSDLVRRLRDEDYDVGSYISEADERSVEVHMGNLRKKLGDSPQHPRWLQTVRGVGYRLAPGQH comes from the coding sequence ATGAGTGAGGCACGTGTGGGTCTGGTCATCGAGGATGACCACGACATTCGGGAACTGGTTCGCACTGTGCTGACCCAGGCTGGCTTTGACGTGAGTGTCGCCAGCGGCGGCGCCGAGGGCGTCCTGATGGCCAAGAGCTTGAATCCTGACGTCATCACCCTGGACCTGGGGCTGCCGGACATCGACGGGTTCGAGGTTTCGCGGCAGATCCGGGAGTTTTCCGATGCCTACATTGTGATGCTCACGGCCCGCGCTGAGGAACTGGACACCCTGATCGGGCTTGAATCGGGTGCGGATGACTACCTCACCAAGCCGTTCCGGCCGCGGGAACTGCGCGCCCGGGTTGCGGCCATGATGCGGCGGCCGCGCTCCGTTCCCGACCCCGCTGAGGTTGCGGTGGAGGCTTCTTCCCCGGACGGCACTGCCCATCCCGAGCGCGGAAACTTCAGCCACAACGGCCTGGAGCTCAGCTATGCCTCCCGCACGGTGGCTGTCGACGGCCAAGAGATGAACCTGACCCGCACGGAGTTCGAACTCCTGTACGCGCTCCTGGAAGCCGGCCGGACAGTCCGGACCAAGTCTGACCTTGTGCGGCGCCTCCGCGACGAGGATTACGACGTCGGCAGTTACATCAGCGAGGCGGACGAACGTTCCGTGGAGGTCCACATGGGAAACTTGCGCAAGAAGCTGGGCGATTCGCCGCAGCATCCGCGGTGGCTGCAAACCGTCCGTGGGGTGGGCTACCGCTTGGCGCCGGGGCAGCACTGA